A genomic window from Halogeometricum borinquense DSM 11551 includes:
- a CDS encoding tubulin/FtsZ family protein has product MKLAMIGFGQAGGKIVDKFVEYDQRHGSGIVRAAVAVNSAKADLMGLEHIPQDQRVLIGQSRVKGHGVGADNELGAEIAEEDIDEVQGAIDSIPVHEVDAFLVVSGLGGGTGSGGAPVLAKHLKRIYTEPVYGLGVLPGGDEGGIYTLNAARSFQTFVREVDNLMVFDNDAWRKTGESVQGGYDEINEEIVTRFGVLFGAGEVEQGGEVAESVVDSSEIINTLAGGGVSTVGYASETVEEKSSSGGLLSRITGGDEDDQIDTAHTTNRITSLVRKAALGRLTLPCEIEGTERALLVLAGPPEHLNRKGIERGRKWIEEQTGSMEVRGGDYPIRNSGKVASVILLSGVTNVPRIKELQQVAIEAQENIDEIQQESEQNLENLVNDDEDELESLF; this is encoded by the coding sequence ATGAAACTCGCAATGATCGGATTCGGGCAGGCCGGGGGAAAAATAGTCGATAAATTCGTCGAATACGACCAGCGACACGGTTCTGGTATCGTCCGTGCCGCCGTCGCAGTCAACTCGGCGAAGGCCGACCTGATGGGCCTTGAGCATATCCCGCAGGACCAGCGCGTCCTGATCGGGCAGTCTCGCGTGAAAGGTCACGGGGTCGGTGCCGACAATGAACTCGGAGCTGAAATCGCCGAGGAAGATATCGACGAAGTACAGGGGGCTATCGACAGCATCCCCGTCCACGAAGTGGACGCCTTCCTCGTTGTCTCTGGACTCGGCGGCGGCACCGGCAGCGGTGGCGCACCCGTATTAGCGAAACACTTGAAGCGAATCTACACAGAGCCAGTCTACGGACTCGGCGTCCTGCCGGGCGGTGACGAGGGTGGCATCTACACGCTCAACGCTGCGCGGTCGTTCCAGACGTTCGTCCGAGAGGTTGACAACCTCATGGTGTTCGACAACGACGCCTGGCGGAAGACCGGAGAGTCCGTCCAAGGCGGGTACGACGAGATCAACGAAGAGATCGTCACTCGCTTTGGTGTCCTCTTCGGCGCCGGCGAAGTCGAACAGGGGGGCGAAGTCGCAGAGAGCGTTGTTGACTCCTCGGAAATCATCAACACGCTCGCCGGTGGTGGCGTTTCCACAGTCGGATACGCCTCCGAAACCGTCGAAGAGAAGAGTTCGAGCGGTGGTCTCCTCTCGCGCATCACAGGGGGCGACGAGGACGACCAGATAGACACTGCCCACACGACCAACCGCATCACGTCGCTGGTCCGTAAGGCCGCTCTGGGCCGTCTCACGCTTCCGTGTGAGATCGAAGGGACCGAACGTGCGTTGCTCGTGCTGGCTGGACCGCCGGAGCATCTCAACCGGAAAGGAATAGAGCGCGGCCGGAAGTGGATCGAGGAGCAGACCGGCAGTATGGAAGTCCGCGGTGGGGACTACCCCATTCGGAACTCCGGAAAGGTCGCGTCCGTCATCCTCCTTTCGGGAGTTACAAACGTGCCCCGGATCAAGGAGCTTCAGCAAGTGGCTATCGAAGCGCAAGAAAACATCGACGAGATTCAACAGGAGAGTGAACAGAATTTGGAGAACCTAGTCAACGATGACGAAGACGAGTTGGAGTCGCTTTTCTAA
- the cofG gene encoding 7,8-didemethyl-8-hydroxy-5-deazariboflavin synthase subunit CofG → MFPAADEYDVRITPDDDAVERLLAVTPDDVSPASELTFSRNVFLPLTTACRYTCTYCTYYDVPGEATLMSPEDVRETLRVGADAGCTEALFTFGDEPDDRYTAIHEQLSEWGYDDILAYLRDCCEMAMEEGLLAHSNPGDLTESAFERLAPVNASMGVMLETTADVRAHSGGRRKTPGQRLNTIRAAGKVGVPFTTGLLIGIGETWRDRAESLLAIRELHERYDHIQEVIIQNVVPNERSSFDQPSVETMRRAVAMARVALPDEVSVQVPPNLSPTRELLDCGVDDLGGVSPVTDDYVNPDYKWPALQELRDIADKGDVPLYERLPVYERYLPERYRRDDFDGVETDREWLSDRVRAAIDADNVHGKRYRGVARRDGPLTVGSAD, encoded by the coding sequence GTGTTCCCTGCGGCCGACGAGTACGACGTTCGCATCACGCCTGACGACGATGCCGTCGAGCGACTGCTCGCGGTCACACCTGACGACGTGAGCCCGGCGTCGGAACTCACGTTCTCTCGAAACGTCTTCCTCCCGCTGACGACCGCCTGCCGGTACACCTGCACCTACTGCACGTACTACGATGTGCCGGGTGAGGCGACGCTCATGTCGCCCGAGGACGTACGCGAGACGCTTCGCGTCGGTGCTGACGCCGGGTGTACGGAAGCGTTGTTCACTTTCGGTGACGAACCGGACGACCGCTACACGGCGATACACGAGCAGTTATCGGAGTGGGGATACGACGACATCCTCGCGTATCTCCGGGATTGCTGTGAGATGGCGATGGAAGAAGGTCTGCTCGCACACTCGAACCCCGGCGATTTGACCGAATCGGCGTTCGAACGTCTCGCACCCGTTAACGCATCGATGGGCGTCATGCTGGAGACGACAGCCGACGTGCGAGCGCACTCGGGCGGCCGACGGAAAACGCCGGGGCAGCGGCTCAACACCATCCGCGCGGCGGGCAAGGTCGGCGTCCCGTTCACGACCGGCCTGTTGATCGGCATCGGCGAAACGTGGCGCGACCGTGCAGAGAGTCTGCTCGCAATCCGCGAACTGCACGAGCGTTACGACCACATCCAAGAGGTCATCATCCAGAACGTCGTCCCGAACGAGCGGTCGAGTTTCGACCAGCCGTCAGTCGAGACCATGCGGCGCGCCGTCGCCATGGCTCGCGTCGCTCTTCCCGACGAGGTGTCCGTACAGGTGCCTCCCAATCTCTCACCGACGCGAGAACTGCTCGACTGCGGCGTGGACGACTTAGGCGGCGTCTCACCCGTCACCGACGACTACGTTAATCCCGACTACAAGTGGCCCGCGCTGCAAGAACTCCGCGACATTGCCGACAAAGGTGACGTCCCGCTGTACGAACGACTCCCGGTGTACGAACGGTACCTTCCCGAACGCTACCGCCGCGACGACTTCGACGGCGTAGAGACCGACCGCGAGTGGCTTTCAGACCGCGTCCGTGCGGCGATCGACGCCGACAACGTTCACGGCAAACGCTACCGTGGCGTCGCCAGACGTGACGGACCACTCACGGTCGGATCGGCGGACTGA
- a CDS encoding potassium channel family protein: protein MRFVIIGGGRVGLRTARVLRDEEHEVTIVELDTDRIERAREAGFEVIDGDGSREETLERAGVADADAIGALTGDLNVNFAACSIGKHHGLRTVLRVDEDYRDEVYKKYAEEVDEVVYPERLGAIGAKNALLGGSIRAIADIAQNLQVVLMTVTDESPMRGYSIEEVALPGQARILAFGKAGEQMGIPMRDDSLETGDRLAVLADFDVLGNVRQLIVGDEVTATAGGV, encoded by the coding sequence ATGCGGTTCGTTATCATTGGTGGAGGACGTGTCGGGCTTCGAACGGCCCGCGTTCTCCGAGACGAAGAGCACGAGGTGACCATCGTCGAGTTGGATACAGATCGAATCGAGCGCGCTCGTGAGGCCGGGTTCGAGGTGATCGACGGCGACGGGTCACGCGAGGAGACGCTCGAACGCGCGGGTGTCGCAGACGCCGATGCGATTGGCGCGCTCACGGGGGATTTGAACGTCAACTTCGCCGCGTGTTCGATCGGGAAACACCACGGGCTACGGACGGTGCTTCGGGTGGACGAAGACTACCGCGACGAGGTGTACAAAAAGTACGCCGAGGAGGTTGATGAAGTGGTTTACCCCGAGCGACTCGGGGCTATCGGCGCGAAAAACGCGCTCCTTGGCGGGTCGATTCGTGCGATTGCGGATATCGCGCAGAATCTTCAGGTCGTCCTCATGACCGTGACCGACGAGTCACCGATGCGCGGATACTCCATCGAGGAGGTTGCGCTTCCGGGACAGGCCCGAATTCTCGCATTCGGCAAGGCGGGCGAACAGATGGGGATCCCGATGCGGGACGACTCGTTAGAGACCGGTGATAGACTGGCTGTCTTGGCCGACTTCGACGTACTGGGTAACGTTCGGCAACTCATCGTCGGCGACGAAGTTACCGCCACCGCAGGGGGTGTCTGA
- a CDS encoding DUF5813 family protein — MSDVPERARRAFRDHDSFEQRDDSTFEWTTTVFDGRVTAAEDDGEITFEVTVRVPMLNAAVEDDVAPVVEDGWYETFELRVEDIGSVTKAEHDFDVEVSRDENAVVVSTSFADINERRGVEDAGAIIDYVEGTYVQGVIPGYEYTKPVSTLLQRATDTANSEGPPL, encoded by the coding sequence ATGAGTGACGTACCCGAACGGGCGCGACGTGCCTTCCGCGACCACGATTCCTTCGAGCAACGAGACGATTCGACGTTCGAGTGGACGACGACAGTGTTCGACGGTCGAGTTACCGCCGCAGAGGACGACGGAGAAATCACGTTCGAGGTGACCGTTCGCGTCCCGATGCTCAACGCCGCGGTCGAGGACGACGTTGCGCCCGTCGTTGAAGACGGCTGGTACGAGACGTTCGAGTTGCGAGTCGAAGATATCGGCAGCGTCACGAAGGCGGAACACGACTTCGATGTCGAGGTATCGCGCGACGAGAACGCTGTCGTCGTCAGCACGTCGTTCGCGGATATCAACGAACGGCGGGGGGTCGAAGACGCCGGGGCGATCATCGATTACGTCGAAGGAACCTACGTCCAAGGAGTCATCCCGGGGTACGAGTACACCAAGCCAGTCTCGACACTTCTTCAGCGCGCGACGGATACGGCCAACAGCGAAGGCCCGCCACTCTGA
- a CDS encoding thiamine pyrophosphate-dependent enzyme, translated as MHRLIGERSLDDSWLDEEDARAVFRDMIRTRRFDERALALQRRGWMSGYPPFLGQEASQVGAAHAMREDDMLFPTYRSNALQIARGVPMSDILAFRRGRAEYLSDHDIPVFPQAVPIATQIPLATGAGMAANYSDDDHAILVCFGDGATSEGDFHEGLNFAGVFDAPVVFFCENNAWAISLPRDRQTASDSIAVKAEAYGFEGVQVDGNDPLAVRETVSEALSDARDGNPILVESLTYRQGAHTTADDPSAYRDGDPDLPEWRVRDPVERYEEYLREEGIIDDAFVESVREDVEDELKEAVERVEELPDADTDDVFEHAYETLPPELVEQREEMRDFLTRHDPNEVEY; from the coding sequence ATGCACCGACTCATCGGTGAGCGGTCTCTCGACGACTCGTGGCTGGACGAGGAAGACGCGCGCGCGGTCTTCCGCGATATGATTCGAACACGGCGGTTCGACGAGCGTGCCCTCGCACTCCAGCGCCGCGGGTGGATGAGTGGCTATCCACCGTTCCTCGGACAGGAAGCCTCGCAAGTGGGCGCTGCCCACGCGATGCGCGAGGACGATATGCTGTTCCCAACGTACCGTTCGAACGCCCTTCAGATCGCCCGTGGCGTTCCAATGAGCGATATTCTGGCGTTCCGCCGCGGCCGCGCCGAGTATCTTTCGGACCACGATATCCCTGTCTTCCCGCAGGCGGTGCCCATTGCCACGCAGATTCCGCTGGCGACGGGCGCGGGGATGGCGGCCAACTATTCCGACGACGACCACGCGATTCTCGTCTGCTTCGGTGACGGCGCGACGTCCGAAGGCGATTTCCACGAAGGGCTGAACTTCGCGGGCGTCTTCGACGCGCCGGTGGTGTTCTTCTGTGAGAACAACGCGTGGGCCATCTCGCTGCCGCGGGATCGACAGACGGCCAGCGACTCCATCGCTGTCAAAGCTGAGGCGTACGGATTCGAGGGCGTGCAGGTGGACGGCAACGATCCTCTCGCAGTCCGCGAGACGGTTTCAGAGGCTCTCTCGGATGCCCGTGACGGCAATCCGATCCTCGTGGAGAGTCTCACCTACCGGCAAGGTGCGCACACGACTGCCGATGATCCGAGTGCGTACCGCGACGGTGATCCGGACCTGCCCGAGTGGCGCGTCCGCGACCCGGTCGAACGCTACGAGGAGTACCTGCGCGAAGAGGGCATCATAGACGACGCGTTCGTCGAGTCCGTCCGTGAGGACGTTGAGGACGAACTGAAAGAGGCGGTCGAACGCGTCGAGGAACTTCCGGATGCAGACACCGACGACGTGTTCGAACACGCGTACGAGACGCTCCCGCCGGAACTCGTCGAGCAACGCGAGGAGATGCGGGACTTCCTCACCCGACACGACCCGAACGAAGTGGAGTACTGA
- the tmk gene encoding dTMP kinase produces the protein MLITLEGLDGSGKTTAWEALHDVYPDAVFTREPTESWYGDAVYRSMSDEDADSLAELFLFTADHADHLSRVVRPALADDKLVISDRYSDSRFAYQAATLEDADLRRPLDYIRGIHAAFSRPPDATIFLDVDPETAAARAGATNKFERASYLREVKANYERLIDAEPERFVRIDATQPPEDVVEMVERSVERLLSEHERR, from the coding sequence ATGCTCATCACGCTTGAGGGGTTAGATGGAAGCGGAAAGACCACCGCGTGGGAGGCGTTACACGACGTCTACCCGGACGCGGTGTTCACGCGCGAACCCACCGAGTCGTGGTACGGTGACGCCGTCTACCGGTCGATGTCCGACGAGGACGCCGATTCCCTCGCGGAACTGTTCTTGTTCACGGCGGATCACGCCGACCACCTCTCTCGGGTCGTCCGGCCGGCACTTGCGGACGACAAGCTGGTCATCTCCGACCGCTACTCCGACTCCCGGTTTGCCTATCAGGCGGCGACGCTGGAAGACGCTGACCTCCGCCGCCCGCTGGACTACATTCGTGGCATCCACGCCGCCTTTTCTCGGCCGCCGGATGCAACAATCTTCCTCGACGTGGACCCCGAGACGGCCGCTGCGCGGGCGGGAGCGACGAACAAGTTCGAACGCGCCTCGTATCTACGGGAAGTCAAAGCGAACTACGAGCGGCTTATCGACGCCGAACCGGAGCGGTTCGTCCGTATCGACGCGACCCAACCACCCGAAGACGTGGTTGAGATGGTCGAGCGGAGCGTCGAACGGCTTCTCAGCGAACACGAGCGGCGTTAG
- a CDS encoding Lrp/AsnC ligand binding domain-containing protein, with amino-acid sequence MVHAFVMVKTGAGESERLLAPIRELETVTEAHIVAGAYDVIAEVDAEEVYNVLQTASSKIQGLEGVTDTKTYISMDD; translated from the coding sequence ATGGTACATGCATTCGTTATGGTCAAAACCGGGGCGGGCGAGTCAGAGAGACTCCTTGCACCGATTCGGGAGTTAGAGACGGTAACGGAGGCGCACATCGTCGCGGGCGCGTACGACGTTATCGCTGAAGTGGACGCAGAAGAGGTGTACAACGTCCTCCAGACGGCATCAAGTAAGATTCAGGGATTAGAGGGGGTCACAGACACGAAGACGTACATATCGATGGACGACTGA
- the cofC gene encoding 2-phospho-L-lactate guanylyltransferase produces the protein MQVVIPYTTRDPKSRLAGVLDEDERRAFARAMRTDVVRAVRAAGGAPTILTTDADDIDDVDAPVIGDDRALTPAVNAVLDDATSDVSVVMADLALVTPDALRRLFESEGEVVIAPGRGGGTNALVVRHPDFRVDYHGASYRDHQAIADDAGLSVTVIDSMRLATDVDEPADLAEVLLHGAGNARTWLEDAGFELEVTDGRVGVTRSD, from the coding sequence ATGCAAGTCGTCATCCCGTACACGACCCGTGACCCGAAGAGTCGGCTAGCTGGCGTACTTGACGAAGACGAGCGCCGAGCGTTCGCACGGGCGATGCGAACGGACGTTGTCCGCGCCGTTCGTGCGGCGGGAGGAGCACCGACAATTCTGACGACGGACGCCGACGACATCGACGACGTTGACGCGCCGGTCATCGGAGACGATAGGGCGCTCACGCCCGCTGTCAACGCGGTACTCGACGATGCGACATCCGACGTGAGCGTCGTCATGGCCGACCTCGCACTGGTGACGCCAGACGCACTCAGGCGACTGTTCGAGAGCGAGGGCGAGGTGGTCATCGCACCCGGACGCGGCGGCGGGACGAATGCGCTCGTCGTTCGCCATCCCGACTTCCGCGTCGATTATCACGGCGCGTCCTACCGAGACCATCAAGCGATTGCCGACGATGCCGGACTTTCGGTGACCGTCATCGATTCGATGCGGTTGGCAACCGATGTGGACGAACCTGCGGACCTCGCTGAGGTGCTTCTCCACGGAGCGGGTAACGCGCGGACGTGGTTGGAGGACGCAGGCTTCGAACTCGAGGTGACCGACGGTCGAGTCGGCGTCACCCGTAGTGACTAA
- a CDS encoding complex I NDUFA9 subunit family protein, protein MKVLVVGGSGFVGTNLCRELKERGHEVTALSRSPSSDELPKGVNKTMGNVTVYDSIKDAFEGMDAVYNLVALSPLFKPSGGNEMHDKVHRHGTENVVRAAEKHEVDRFVQMSALGADPDGPTAYIRAKGEAEQIVTESVLDWTIFRPSVIFGDGGEFVSFTKLLAPPYVSALPGGGKTRFQPLYVDDVVGMMADAIEDDAHIGERYEIGGPDKLTLAEIAKMIHKSNGRSTTIVPIPMGLAKVGLTIGGAIPGVPMGTDQYRSLKFDNVTDDNDIEAFGYGTGELTTLRAYLNNSHIRDK, encoded by the coding sequence ATGAAAGTTCTCGTGGTCGGCGGAAGCGGTTTCGTGGGAACGAACCTGTGCCGTGAGCTGAAAGAACGGGGCCACGAAGTGACGGCCCTCTCGCGAAGTCCCAGTAGCGACGAGTTGCCGAAGGGGGTAAACAAGACGATGGGGAACGTCACCGTGTACGACTCCATCAAAGACGCCTTCGAGGGGATGGACGCCGTCTACAACCTTGTTGCACTGTCGCCGTTGTTCAAACCCAGCGGCGGCAACGAGATGCACGACAAAGTTCACCGACACGGTACCGAGAACGTCGTGCGGGCGGCCGAGAAACACGAGGTGGACCGGTTCGTTCAGATGAGTGCCCTCGGTGCAGACCCGGACGGACCGACGGCGTACATCCGTGCGAAAGGGGAGGCAGAACAGATCGTCACCGAGTCAGTTCTCGACTGGACAATCTTCCGCCCGTCAGTCATCTTCGGTGACGGTGGTGAGTTCGTCTCCTTTACGAAACTGCTCGCACCGCCGTACGTCAGTGCACTCCCCGGCGGCGGCAAAACCCGGTTCCAACCGCTCTATGTCGATGATGTCGTCGGAATGATGGCGGATGCCATCGAGGACGACGCACACATCGGAGAGAGATACGAAATCGGCGGTCCGGACAAACTCACCCTCGCAGAGATAGCGAAGATGATACACAAATCGAACGGCCGGTCGACGACGATAGTCCCGATTCCGATGGGACTGGCGAAAGTGGGCCTCACCATCGGCGGTGCGATTCCGGGGGTCCCGATGGGTACCGATCAGTACCGGTCACTGAAGTTCGACAACGTAACAGACGACAACGATATCGAGGCGTTTGGCTACGGAACTGGAGAATTGACCACGCTGCGGGCGTACCTCAACAACAGCCACATCAGAGATAAATAG
- a CDS encoding Lrp/AsnC ligand binding domain-containing protein yields MVTAYVMVKASTGDVDRLKESMLNLDDGVKSVSIVAGDVDFIVKADVESPAEVKTIAASIHEMSGIERTQTYIAMD; encoded by the coding sequence ATGGTTACCGCCTACGTGATGGTGAAGGCTTCCACGGGCGACGTGGACCGACTGAAAGAGTCAATGTTGAATCTCGACGATGGCGTCAAAAGCGTCAGCATCGTTGCTGGCGATGTTGATTTCATCGTCAAGGCCGACGTAGAAAGTCCGGCCGAGGTGAAAACCATCGCGGCATCGATCCACGAGATGTCCGGTATCGAGCGAACGCAGACCTACATTGCGATGGACTGA
- a CDS encoding class I SAM-dependent methyltransferase, whose translation MFQNTRQPDWDWWEALWPEPKAVLKTVGIDSGQSVADVGSGNGYFTLPLAELVDGEPVYAIDINDELLGELAEAAAERQCQNIDCIHGDARNLPELLPEPVDTVLVANTFHGVEKQVEFARQARELLRPDGQFVVVNWHDMPKSETTVANEPRGPPESLRMAAEETRDVLRKVFGSVEQRDVPPYHYAVIGTRS comes from the coding sequence GTGTTTCAGAACACGCGACAACCGGATTGGGACTGGTGGGAGGCGCTTTGGCCCGAACCGAAAGCGGTGCTCAAGACGGTCGGCATCGACTCGGGGCAGTCCGTCGCGGATGTCGGATCTGGGAACGGGTATTTCACACTCCCGCTCGCCGAACTGGTAGACGGCGAGCCGGTGTACGCTATCGACATCAACGACGAACTCCTTGGGGAACTCGCGGAAGCCGCCGCCGAGCGACAGTGTCAGAACATCGACTGCATCCATGGCGATGCCCGGAATCTCCCGGAGCTACTGCCCGAACCTGTAGATACCGTCTTGGTCGCAAACACGTTCCACGGAGTCGAAAAACAGGTCGAGTTCGCACGACAGGCGCGTGAATTGCTCCGACCGGACGGCCAGTTCGTCGTCGTAAACTGGCACGACATGCCCAAATCTGAGACCACCGTCGCCAACGAACCGCGAGGCCCACCCGAGTCACTTCGAATGGCAGCCGAGGAGACACGTGACGTTCTGAGGAAGGTGTTCGGGTCGGTCGAACAACGAGACGTACCGCCGTACCACTACGCCGTCATCGGAACGCGGTCGTGA